One genomic segment of Choristoneura fumiferana chromosome Z, NRCan_CFum_1, whole genome shotgun sequence includes these proteins:
- the LOC141428611 gene encoding probable multidrug resistance-associated protein lethal(2)03659 isoform X2, with amino-acid sequence MNEILSGIQVIKMYTWEKPFADLVAKARKQEIKQIRATSYIRGVLTSFTMFTTRICLFCSILAFVLENNVITAKQVFVVSSFYNILRQTMTVFFPQGIAQVAEASVSIKRLQNFMLYEDTSKPVPTLSEIQTSTKPKVKKGEETKESKDITPLSPTKSGLEIPRDDSKLTDESNVSKETKIEESKGNGSSNVAPLESGEEEDAELAARVEEDPRGVRLKHATAKWIAAHHENTLTDLSLTIKAGKLIAVIGPVGAGKSSLLHVLLRELPLVAGSVHVGGTVSYASQEPWLFAGSVRQNILFGQPMDRPRYNTVVRRCALDRDFSLLPHGDKTVVGERGVSLSGGQRARISLARAVYKRADIYLLDDPLSAVDAHVGRHLFESCLVGYLRNATRVLVTHQLTFLRDVDQIIILKNGTIAAAGSFETLSASGLDFASLLARGEEEERPTTEPAAADLEESPHGSFRIRQMSIHSLSSVDNLTATAPPEGGREEAEMKSAGAVSAQVYGAYLSASGHSLVVTLMVAIAILAQVFGSGSDWWTSYWVNLEEKQPQELMNRIGSNPPATLEAIQNVTQSMLDDVHYENSLISRYECIYIYTGMVVALVVISLLRSFMFFSMAMRASTRLHNKMFSAITRAPMRFFHVNPSGRILNRFSKDMGAVDEVLPAALLDVLQIGLSLTGIVVVVAVVNYWLLLPTLLIGLVFYGLRIFYLASSRSIKRLEGVTRSPVFSHLNASLQGITTIRAFGAQEALVREFDNHQDLHSSAWYLFIATSRAFGFWLDLVCVVYIAIVTLSFLVLGQEVSGGNVGLAITQAISLTGMFQWGMRQSTELENQMTSVERIDEYSKIESEPPLQSPEGKRPPPSWPAEGRVEFRHMSLYYAPGEPPVLRDLSLIILPREKVGIVGRTGAGKSSLINALFRLAKVEGEIIIDGRETSALGLHELRSQISIIPQEPVLFSGTMRHNLDPFDEYPDHVLWRALEEVELKEAVMELAAGLSSHMSEGGGNFSVGQRQLVCLARAVVRRNRLLVLDEATANVDPQTDALIQTTIRNKFADCTVLTIAHRLHTVMDSDKVLVMDAGQMVEFDHPHILLSRPGGVLRGMVDQTGRAMADMLARIALQSYSKKQLSATASVTE; translated from the exons ATGAATGAGATCTTGTCGGGCATTCAAGTTATCAAGATGTACACCTGGGAGAAACCTTTTGCAGACCTCGTTGCCAAAGCCAGAAA GCAGGAGATAAAGCAGATTCGTGCGACGTCCTACATCCGCGGTGTACTGACTTCGTTCACAATGTTCACGACGCGCATCTGCCTGTTCTGCTCGATCCTGGCGTTCGTGCTCGAGAACAACGTCATCACCGCCAAACAGGTGTTCGTCGTCAGCAGTTTCTACAACATCCTGCGCCAGACCATGACCGTCTTCTTCCCGCAAG gaaTCGCTCAAGTAGCTGAAGCTTCAGTTTCGATAAAACGGCTTCAAAATTTTATGTTGTACGAGGATACGAGTAAACCGGTCCCTACTCTCTCGGAAATACAAACATCCACGAAACCTAAAGTTAAGAAAGGCGAAGAGACTAAAGAGAGTAAAGACATCACTCCTCTCTCTCCAACCAAGAGTGGTTTAGAAATTCCGAGGGATGATTCTAAACTCACCGACGAGTCAAACGTTTCAAAAGAGACAAAGATTGAGGAATCTAAAGGAAATG GCAGTTCAAATGTTGCGCCTCTAGAGTCAGGCGAAGAGGAAGACGCCGAGCTAGCTGCTCGCGTGGAGGAAGATCCTCGAGGGGTTCGGCTCAAACACGCCACAGCCAAGTGGATCGCGGCGCATCACGAAAACACGCTCACAGACCTGTCACTCACGATCAAAGCCGGCAA GTTGATCGCGGTGATCGGGCCGGTGGGCGCAGGCAAGTCGTCGCTGTTGCACGTGTTGCTGCGCGAGCTGCCGCTCGTGGCGGGCTCCGTGCACGTCGGCGGCACCGTCTCCTACGCCAGCCAGGAGCCCTGGCTGTTTGCCg GGAGCGTCCGGCAGAATATCTTGTTCGGGCAACCGATGGACCGACCGCGCTACAACACCGTAGTTCGCCGCTGCGCGCTCGACCGCGACTTTTCGCTGCTCCCGCACGGAGACAAGACCGTCGTCGGCGAGCGAGGCGTCAGTCTCAGCGGAG GTCAACGCGCGCGCATCTCGCTCGCTCGCGCGGTGTACAAGCGCGCGGACATCTATTTACTGGACGACCCGCTGTCGGCGGTGGACGCCCACGTGGGCCGGCACTTGTTCGAGTCCTGCCTGGTCGGGTACCTTCGCAACGCCACGCGCGTGCTCGTCACGCACCAGCTCACCTTCCTGCGTGACGTCGACCAA ATAATAATCCTGAAGAACGGCACGATAGCAGCTGCCGGAAGTTTCGAGACGCTGAGTGCGTCGGGGCTGGACTTCGCGTCCCTGCTTGCTCGCGGCGAGGAGGAGGAGCGTCCGACCACGGAGCCCGCGGCGGCCGATCTCGAAGAATCGCCCCACGGCAGCTTCCGCATACGACAGATGAGCATACACTCG CTGAGTTCAGTGGACAACTTGACGGCCACGGCGCCTCCGGAAGGAGGTCGGGAAGAGGCTGAGATGAAATCAGCGGGCGCGGTCTCCGCACAAGTGTACGGAGCGTATCTGTCGGCCAGCGGGCATTCGCTCGTGGTCACGCTGATGGTAGCTATAGCGATACTAGCGCAAGTCTTCGGCTCCGGCTCGGACTGGTGGACCAGTTATTG GGTAAATTTAGAAGAGAAACAGCCCCAAGAATTGATGAATCGGATTGGTAGCAACCCGCCTGCCACACTCGAAGCGATACAAAACGTCACTCAGTCCATGCTCGATGATGTACATTACGAGAACTCGCTAATCAGTCGATATGAATGCATTTACATCTATACCG GCATGGTGGTGGCGCTCGTGGTGATCTCGCTGCTCCGTTCGTTCATGTTTTTCTCTATGGCCATGCGAGCGTCGACGCGTCTCCACAACAAGATGTTTTCTGCGATAACGCGCGCGCCCATGCGGTTCTTCCACGTCAACCCATCCGGCCGTATTCTCAACAG GTTTTCTAAGGATATGGGCGCTGTGGACGAGGTGTTGCCCGCAGCTCTGCTCGACGTATTACAG ATCGGCCTCTCGCTGACCGGTATAGTTGTCGTCGTGGCCGTGGTAAACTACTGGCTGCTGTTGCCGACGCTGCTGATCGGTCTCGTGTTCTACGGCCTGCGTATCTTCTATCTCGCCTCCTCGCGCAGCATAAAGCGCCTCGAGGGTGTGA CTCGCAGCCCGGTTTTCTCTCATCTGAACGCGTCGCTTCAAGGCATTACGACAATCCGTGCATTCGGCGCGCAGGAAGCGCTGGTTCGTGAATTCGACAACCACCAGGACTTGCACAGTTCGGcttg GTACTTGTTCATCGCAACATCGCGTGCGTTCGGCTTTTGGTTGGACCTCGTATGTGTGGTCTATATTGCCATCGTCACGCTCAGCTTCCTCGTGCTTGGACAAG aGGTTAGTGGCGGCAACGTAGGTCTCGCTATAACTCAGGCCATTAGCTTGACTGGTATGTTCCAGTGGGGCATGAGGCAGTCTACTGAGCTCGAGAACCAAATGACGAGCGTCGAAAG GATAGACGAATACTCTAAGATCGAGTCGGAGCCTCCACTACAGTCGCCGGAGGGCAAGCGGCCGCCCCCGTCTTGGCCGGCGGAGGGTCGCGTAGAGTTTAGGCACATGTCTTTGTACTATGCACCTGGCGAGCCACCCGTGCTGCGTGATCTATCGCTTATAATTCTGCCGCGAGAGAAGGTCGGCATAGTCGGCAGGACCGGCGCTGGCAAGTCCTCGCTCATCAATGCTCTGTTCAG GCTGGCAAAGGTGGAAGGCGAGATCATAATCGACGGGCGTGAGACGTCTGCGCTGGGGCTCCACGAGCTGCGGAGCCAGATCTCGATTATTCCGCAAGAGCCGGTGCTGTTCTCCGGCACTATGCGCCACAATCTCGATCCCTTCGACGAGTACCCAGACCACGTGCTGTGGAGAGCGCTCGAAGAG GTGGAGCTGAAAGAGGCGGTGATGGAGCTGGCGGCGGGTCTGAGCTCGCACATGTCTGAAGGCGGCGGCAACTTCTCCGTGGGGCAGCGGCAGCTCGTGTGCCTCGCGCGCGCCGTCGTGCGCCGCAACCGGCTGCTCGTGCTCGACGAGGCCACTGCCAACGTCGACCCCCA GACTGATGCGCTGATACAAACGacaataagaaataaatttgCGGACTGCACAGTACTTACTATTGCTCACCGCTTACATACTGTCATGGACTCAGATAAG GTGTTGGTAATGGACGCGGGGCAGATGGTGGAGTTCGACCACCCGCACATATTGCTGAGCCGGCCGGGCGGCGTGCTGCGCGGCATGGTCGACCAGACCGGCCGTGCAATGGCCGACATGCTCGCGAGAATCGCGTTACAG TCTTATAGTAAAAAGCAGCTTTCAGCTACAGCGAGCGTCACCGAATGA
- the LOC141428611 gene encoding probable multidrug resistance-associated protein lethal(2)03659 isoform X1 translates to MESLKKKGRPPHPRASANPLSAMTFGWTLPIFWGGLKHEMEEENLYEPLKEHASGPLGDKFARLWEEEVARAGDKRTPSLLRVILRAYALRCMLYGFVLLFMECGIRIHQPVMLGSLISAFENRRHFVLYDWLATLQSEIIRLNATRENLAQPVFLGKLVDFYTTSNKVSVSLEEAYWYAGAVVLCSALNVLVVHSYMMAILHMGMKFRVACCSLIYRKSLRLSKTALGETTVGQVVNLLSNDVNRFDVAVIFLHYLWIGPLATVIITYLMWQEISWAAIVGVGFMLAFIPLQAYLGKRTSVLRLKTALRTDERVRLMNEILSGIQVIKMYTWEKPFADLVAKARKQEIKQIRATSYIRGVLTSFTMFTTRICLFCSILAFVLENNVITAKQVFVVSSFYNILRQTMTVFFPQGIAQVAEASVSIKRLQNFMLYEDTSKPVPTLSEIQTSTKPKVKKGEETKESKDITPLSPTKSGLEIPRDDSKLTDESNVSKETKIEESKGNGSSNVAPLESGEEEDAELAARVEEDPRGVRLKHATAKWIAAHHENTLTDLSLTIKAGKLIAVIGPVGAGKSSLLHVLLRELPLVAGSVHVGGTVSYASQEPWLFAGSVRQNILFGQPMDRPRYNTVVRRCALDRDFSLLPHGDKTVVGERGVSLSGGQRARISLARAVYKRADIYLLDDPLSAVDAHVGRHLFESCLVGYLRNATRVLVTHQLTFLRDVDQIIILKNGTIAAAGSFETLSASGLDFASLLARGEEEERPTTEPAAADLEESPHGSFRIRQMSIHSLSSVDNLTATAPPEGGREEAEMKSAGAVSAQVYGAYLSASGHSLVVTLMVAIAILAQVFGSGSDWWTSYWVNLEEKQPQELMNRIGSNPPATLEAIQNVTQSMLDDVHYENSLISRYECIYIYTGMVVALVVISLLRSFMFFSMAMRASTRLHNKMFSAITRAPMRFFHVNPSGRILNRFSKDMGAVDEVLPAALLDVLQIGLSLTGIVVVVAVVNYWLLLPTLLIGLVFYGLRIFYLASSRSIKRLEGVTRSPVFSHLNASLQGITTIRAFGAQEALVREFDNHQDLHSSAWYLFIATSRAFGFWLDLVCVVYIAIVTLSFLVLGQEVSGGNVGLAITQAISLTGMFQWGMRQSTELENQMTSVERIDEYSKIESEPPLQSPEGKRPPPSWPAEGRVEFRHMSLYYAPGEPPVLRDLSLIILPREKVGIVGRTGAGKSSLINALFRLAKVEGEIIIDGRETSALGLHELRSQISIIPQEPVLFSGTMRHNLDPFDEYPDHVLWRALEEVELKEAVMELAAGLSSHMSEGGGNFSVGQRQLVCLARAVVRRNRLLVLDEATANVDPQTDALIQTTIRNKFADCTVLTIAHRLHTVMDSDKVLVMDAGQMVEFDHPHILLSRPGGVLRGMVDQTGRAMADMLARIALQSYSKKQLSATASVTE, encoded by the exons GATCCACCAGCCTGTCATGCTGGGTTCACTCATCAGCGCTTTCGAAAATAGGAGACACTTTGTACTGTATGACTGGCTAGCCACTTTACAGTCTGAAATTATACGACTCAATGCTACGCGTGAGAA TCTTGCGCAACCAGTGTTCCTTGGGAAGTTGGTGGACTTTTACACAACTAGCAACAAGGTATCCGTGTCACTGGAAGAGGCGTACTGGTACGCCGGAGCTGTGGTGCTGTGCTCGGCTCTCAACGTGTTAGTGGTACATTCGTACATGATGGCGATATTGCATATGGGCATGAAGTTTCGAGTTGCCTGTTGCTCTCTCATATATCGAAAG TCTTTGAGGCTATCGAAGACGGCCCTCGGGGAGACAACGGTCGGGCAGGTAGTGAATCTGCTGTCCAACGATGTTAACCGGTTCGATGTGGCAGTGATATTCCTGCACTACCTGTGGATAGGGCCGCTGGCTACGGTCATCATCACGTACCTTATGTGGCAGGAAATCAGCTGGGCCGCAATCGTCGGCGTCGGATTCATGCTCGCCTTCATACCGTTACAAG CTTACTTGGGCAAGAGAACATCAGTCCTGCGTTTGAAGACGGCTCTGCGTACGGACGAGCGAGTGCGCCTCATGAATGAGATCTTGTCGGGCATTCAAGTTATCAAGATGTACACCTGGGAGAAACCTTTTGCAGACCTCGTTGCCAAAGCCAGAAA GCAGGAGATAAAGCAGATTCGTGCGACGTCCTACATCCGCGGTGTACTGACTTCGTTCACAATGTTCACGACGCGCATCTGCCTGTTCTGCTCGATCCTGGCGTTCGTGCTCGAGAACAACGTCATCACCGCCAAACAGGTGTTCGTCGTCAGCAGTTTCTACAACATCCTGCGCCAGACCATGACCGTCTTCTTCCCGCAAG gaaTCGCTCAAGTAGCTGAAGCTTCAGTTTCGATAAAACGGCTTCAAAATTTTATGTTGTACGAGGATACGAGTAAACCGGTCCCTACTCTCTCGGAAATACAAACATCCACGAAACCTAAAGTTAAGAAAGGCGAAGAGACTAAAGAGAGTAAAGACATCACTCCTCTCTCTCCAACCAAGAGTGGTTTAGAAATTCCGAGGGATGATTCTAAACTCACCGACGAGTCAAACGTTTCAAAAGAGACAAAGATTGAGGAATCTAAAGGAAATG GCAGTTCAAATGTTGCGCCTCTAGAGTCAGGCGAAGAGGAAGACGCCGAGCTAGCTGCTCGCGTGGAGGAAGATCCTCGAGGGGTTCGGCTCAAACACGCCACAGCCAAGTGGATCGCGGCGCATCACGAAAACACGCTCACAGACCTGTCACTCACGATCAAAGCCGGCAA GTTGATCGCGGTGATCGGGCCGGTGGGCGCAGGCAAGTCGTCGCTGTTGCACGTGTTGCTGCGCGAGCTGCCGCTCGTGGCGGGCTCCGTGCACGTCGGCGGCACCGTCTCCTACGCCAGCCAGGAGCCCTGGCTGTTTGCCg GGAGCGTCCGGCAGAATATCTTGTTCGGGCAACCGATGGACCGACCGCGCTACAACACCGTAGTTCGCCGCTGCGCGCTCGACCGCGACTTTTCGCTGCTCCCGCACGGAGACAAGACCGTCGTCGGCGAGCGAGGCGTCAGTCTCAGCGGAG GTCAACGCGCGCGCATCTCGCTCGCTCGCGCGGTGTACAAGCGCGCGGACATCTATTTACTGGACGACCCGCTGTCGGCGGTGGACGCCCACGTGGGCCGGCACTTGTTCGAGTCCTGCCTGGTCGGGTACCTTCGCAACGCCACGCGCGTGCTCGTCACGCACCAGCTCACCTTCCTGCGTGACGTCGACCAA ATAATAATCCTGAAGAACGGCACGATAGCAGCTGCCGGAAGTTTCGAGACGCTGAGTGCGTCGGGGCTGGACTTCGCGTCCCTGCTTGCTCGCGGCGAGGAGGAGGAGCGTCCGACCACGGAGCCCGCGGCGGCCGATCTCGAAGAATCGCCCCACGGCAGCTTCCGCATACGACAGATGAGCATACACTCG CTGAGTTCAGTGGACAACTTGACGGCCACGGCGCCTCCGGAAGGAGGTCGGGAAGAGGCTGAGATGAAATCAGCGGGCGCGGTCTCCGCACAAGTGTACGGAGCGTATCTGTCGGCCAGCGGGCATTCGCTCGTGGTCACGCTGATGGTAGCTATAGCGATACTAGCGCAAGTCTTCGGCTCCGGCTCGGACTGGTGGACCAGTTATTG GGTAAATTTAGAAGAGAAACAGCCCCAAGAATTGATGAATCGGATTGGTAGCAACCCGCCTGCCACACTCGAAGCGATACAAAACGTCACTCAGTCCATGCTCGATGATGTACATTACGAGAACTCGCTAATCAGTCGATATGAATGCATTTACATCTATACCG GCATGGTGGTGGCGCTCGTGGTGATCTCGCTGCTCCGTTCGTTCATGTTTTTCTCTATGGCCATGCGAGCGTCGACGCGTCTCCACAACAAGATGTTTTCTGCGATAACGCGCGCGCCCATGCGGTTCTTCCACGTCAACCCATCCGGCCGTATTCTCAACAG GTTTTCTAAGGATATGGGCGCTGTGGACGAGGTGTTGCCCGCAGCTCTGCTCGACGTATTACAG ATCGGCCTCTCGCTGACCGGTATAGTTGTCGTCGTGGCCGTGGTAAACTACTGGCTGCTGTTGCCGACGCTGCTGATCGGTCTCGTGTTCTACGGCCTGCGTATCTTCTATCTCGCCTCCTCGCGCAGCATAAAGCGCCTCGAGGGTGTGA CTCGCAGCCCGGTTTTCTCTCATCTGAACGCGTCGCTTCAAGGCATTACGACAATCCGTGCATTCGGCGCGCAGGAAGCGCTGGTTCGTGAATTCGACAACCACCAGGACTTGCACAGTTCGGcttg GTACTTGTTCATCGCAACATCGCGTGCGTTCGGCTTTTGGTTGGACCTCGTATGTGTGGTCTATATTGCCATCGTCACGCTCAGCTTCCTCGTGCTTGGACAAG aGGTTAGTGGCGGCAACGTAGGTCTCGCTATAACTCAGGCCATTAGCTTGACTGGTATGTTCCAGTGGGGCATGAGGCAGTCTACTGAGCTCGAGAACCAAATGACGAGCGTCGAAAG GATAGACGAATACTCTAAGATCGAGTCGGAGCCTCCACTACAGTCGCCGGAGGGCAAGCGGCCGCCCCCGTCTTGGCCGGCGGAGGGTCGCGTAGAGTTTAGGCACATGTCTTTGTACTATGCACCTGGCGAGCCACCCGTGCTGCGTGATCTATCGCTTATAATTCTGCCGCGAGAGAAGGTCGGCATAGTCGGCAGGACCGGCGCTGGCAAGTCCTCGCTCATCAATGCTCTGTTCAG GCTGGCAAAGGTGGAAGGCGAGATCATAATCGACGGGCGTGAGACGTCTGCGCTGGGGCTCCACGAGCTGCGGAGCCAGATCTCGATTATTCCGCAAGAGCCGGTGCTGTTCTCCGGCACTATGCGCCACAATCTCGATCCCTTCGACGAGTACCCAGACCACGTGCTGTGGAGAGCGCTCGAAGAG GTGGAGCTGAAAGAGGCGGTGATGGAGCTGGCGGCGGGTCTGAGCTCGCACATGTCTGAAGGCGGCGGCAACTTCTCCGTGGGGCAGCGGCAGCTCGTGTGCCTCGCGCGCGCCGTCGTGCGCCGCAACCGGCTGCTCGTGCTCGACGAGGCCACTGCCAACGTCGACCCCCA GACTGATGCGCTGATACAAACGacaataagaaataaatttgCGGACTGCACAGTACTTACTATTGCTCACCGCTTACATACTGTCATGGACTCAGATAAG GTGTTGGTAATGGACGCGGGGCAGATGGTGGAGTTCGACCACCCGCACATATTGCTGAGCCGGCCGGGCGGCGTGCTGCGCGGCATGGTCGACCAGACCGGCCGTGCAATGGCCGACATGCTCGCGAGAATCGCGTTACAG TCTTATAGTAAAAAGCAGCTTTCAGCTACAGCGAGCGTCACCGAATGA